A window of Dermacentor andersoni chromosome 4, qqDerAnde1_hic_scaffold, whole genome shotgun sequence genomic DNA:
CGAAACAATGTCGACAAGCTATGTAGCATGTGCTCATATAAGTCCGCAAGTTATATACACCTAATTGTACATACACTTTATGGTACACTCGTAGCCttttatgaaaagaaaactgCTGAAATATATTTGCAAACATGTTCTGCCATATTACCGGATAAAAGAGACCTGGAGATAACAAGGAAAAAAGTGCACGTGGTAAAATGCTGTCAGGACGTGAGCGCGGAGGAACGTATGATGTCTTAGACAGTCCTTCAGGCTAGTCGACTGTACGTGCAAGTTGTGCGCGACAACACTGCTGGATGGCCACGCGAAGAGGTCGTTGCCAGACAACAGATTTATTCTGATTAAACAGCACGAATTGCTGCAGCCTCTGCACTCTTCAATGTGTCCATCGTCGGTGACATCAGGACGTTACATACATGCACCTGAATTATTGTATAGCATCCAGAAAGGCATCACACTGTCGTGACTTAAAGCCATACATCTCACGTGCAACATTTACTTATTGGCCAAATAAGTTTTTCTGTATGCTATGGTTGTAGCATGGTCATCAGTTAAGCATTAAATCAGCACCTTGGTACAAAGTTTATTATTCATGTCTTTCGGCCACGTACCCTCCAAAGAAAGGCGCTGTCTCACTCACCTAACTCAGGGAAACTCAACAACTTGTGCTCGTGTTCGCTTAGTATGGGCATCTTTTCTGTCAGGCTTAAATAAATCAAAGCCATCTGAATGGCTATGTGAGTATATGCCTTATGAATTGGTTTCCATCAATTCTACTATTATCGGCTCATCCATGGCTTTGATTTACGATCTCGACGGTATCGGAGGTGTGACGTTGCGCAGAGAGCAGAAATGCTCTTAGCTGATGCTCCGTTTTGCCGTCCTGCCGCGTTTGCCTAACTCATTATCCTTATGATAAAGTTTGATTTTCTAGTTAAGATCTCTTGTTCCTTAATACGCAGTATGCCGCTTAGTGCTGCGCTCTCGATACGCTCCATCGCGTGTAACTTAATGGCTTCGACAAAACGACTCTTTCCGCACGCAAATTTAGATTAACGTCACTATTGCGATACGAATTTCTAGGAAAGGTTGGCGCCTTTCTCTTGCGCTGGTTGCTCCTCACCGAAGGAGGGACAAAAATTGAAAGCGCGAAGAGCACTGAAAATGCTGATGACGGTCTAAGAGCACGAACGCATTCAAGTTTCCGGATGCGAGTTAACAGGGGATCACAGTCAATAGCACAGTGCCTTGCATATTAAACATGCACGTTTCTGCAAACAAGCGAAGGCACCGAAAGATATCGCATTAATTCAGCGTTGCATACCAGATGAGCAATTCAACTACGGGCTGACAATTCTCAAGTTTTACGCAATTCTTGTTATTTTTAGAAATCGCCTGTCGAAGATAACGTAATTTTAgtccttgagctcgattatttAGAGagccggacattacttgcacgagaaattgaaacagaaATTCAATGAATGAACAAAATTTACTAATGAAGTTATTATTGAAAACTTTGCGGCTCTTATCGTAATCTACAAGAGATAGTTCGTAAGACATATCTGCTTGGAATGAATTTCTAGAATGACactagtttggagatatgcgccatcaaacttttcataaaaattcactgttgttccactcgcTTTTTCAGCAAGACGTTCTTctatgcatcgaagcacaaaagtgTACTAGGCCGACCGTGTATTTCGCCcgacactttgggaaatatctcaaaactggtgtaatCCTGGAGATTCATATTAagcggatacgtcttgcaaactcactcgCTGTAATTGGTAAACTTCACTATGAGCCATAAGGTAATTACTGAAATAATAAGTTATTTAgttaattttctttaatttgttgAATATGTGTTGATTTCTtagtgctagtaatgtccacctcttcgaataatacagctcaaggacaagattTAGGCTAGCTGCAacaggttgttgttttttttaatttccctaAAGCTTAAATATGATTACCCCATATAGTAGACAAATACATGCCATTACGCATACGATAACCCACTCCTATACATAAAACAATTTATACGTACTCGACACGTATCTTTCGGAGCGTATATGGATATTTGTAGCAGTTAGCTTATACACAAAGTCTGAATAAAAAAACACATCGCTTAATGTTTTCTAAAGAAATTTCACAGTTCTTCAAAACTAAGCAAGGCTTAGCGTTGCGTGTGGACTCGACGCAGCTCGCAAGGCAACAGATTAATTGTAGAATGAACAGCACCCCAACAGCTTACCGGGCGCCTCACAATGCTGGCCCGACGATGACCGCGGTGTCGTTGCAGGCATCGATGGCACCTGGATGGCACGCGATATTTAAACACCCAGTGTAAGTCGGCGTCTAGCACAAATATGAGGTAacgttagcttgacgtttactgccCTTTCCGCTCAGATGGGTGCACACgcacagcagctcagcaggaacgaTGTAGCGCGCTTGTAATGTCCGTCCTGCAGCGGAAGACAGAACGCCGCCCTACCTCTAAAACCCAGCCGACTGAGCGGAGGGAGTGTTGACGGCGTGCCCACTCCACTTGgttgtttttgcagccaaacgcccGTCACCGCTATGGAGACCCTACACTGTTCGCAAGTGAGCCGCGCAGGCACCGTCGATAGCGGAACGGTACGACGTTGACGCCGACGGCATGAATGCGCCTCGAGCGTCTGTGTTATTTGCAATACAATATATTATTTGCAACATAACACGGAACCTAAAAAGGCGATAACGCTCTCTTTTTTACTGCGAAGTTGGCCATAACACAGGTGCTCCCCCccccgccttctttttttgtggAAGAATGTTGGCGCTCCCACAATGCTCTCGTGGGCACTGAGGAAGGAGGTGGTGCACATTATTGTCTGTGTGGCTGAAAATGCGTCGTTTTCTGACAATTTAGTAATGCACGTTATTTCGCGAGATCTCGCGAGACTTTCGCGATGTTTAGTTTGCGTGATCAACTGAAGCACTTACAGTTCTGTGTTAAACGTACACGGATGCCATGTGGGAACTCTTTATTCTATCTTTCAATTTCTCGacatccaatttttttttttttatcagcgtgAGTGTATTATGACGATGACGTCGGGATAGCAGGAAGCCTATTGCCTGTTTTTCCATGTCCTTTGTGACTTGTAGAGAAAACACGGGTGCATCATATTGCAGCTGTAGAATAAGTAGAAGTTACATTTTTGAGGGGGTATAACACGTAGAACTGGCATGTTATTCTGATGGAATGTGCGGCATGGGAAGACAAGCGCAGTCGGGGTGACAGGGTTACGAAATTAGGATACTGACAGTCAAACGATAGAATAAGCTAACGCAGGACATTAGTAAGTGGTGGTCACTGGGAAATAGGATTTCGCAACAGTGATTTCAAACACGCTGATGAAGATTACAACGAATAAAACAAGATAAATACTCCCAGATTCACATTCTCCCCTCAGACATAGATTCTGGCCATGCTGTGCTGGCCGTGCTGGCCATAATTCTTGCCAGCACAATCCAGGCAACCATGCATACTGTGGTTCTAAGATCTCCATGTCCTCGAGGCCTTGAGAAAGGAGACACACTTTTCCTTGGGTCTCGAACGAGCGTGTAATTCGGGGTCGTTTGTGCTGCTCCACGCAGGAGGTTTGCCTGCAGCCCGTTGCAGTTGCCGAGACCCGCCCTGGCCGCCAGCCTGGCCCTGTGGCTGCTTGTGCTGCTCGCGGCCAGCGAGCACTGCCGCGCCGACGAGGCACCCATGGGCGCCGTCTCCTCAAGCGGGGGCGGCGGCGTGCTACCCCTGCAGCAACACCACTCGAGCGACAAACGCGCGGCTCCGCGGCCGCTGTATGGCTTCGGCCTCGGCAAGCGATCTCCATTGCTGCTGATGGCCGACGAGTCGCCAGTGGACGCGGACATcgacgaagacgaggacgacgatgCGATGGCCGAGGCTGCGGCTGCGTCCAGGACCGGAGGCTATCTCGAGAAGCGCGGCCCCCGCGAGCCGTTGCGCTACGGGTTTGGCCTGGGAAAACGCAGGAGCGGACAGGAGCGCGAGTACGTGCCCTTCGACCAGGAGAAGCGGGAGCGGCATCGCTTCAGCTTCGGACTCGGCAAGCGGGACAAGAAGTCCAAGCTGGAAGACTTCATGAAGCGCAGGTACAACTTCGGCCTGGGCAAGCGCGGCAtctacggcgacgccgacgcggGCGAGCGCTGGAAGAGGAGCTTTTGAGCAAACGGCGCGCGCACGCCAGCGCACACACCCCACTCCCCCTCCCCACCGACACTCGGCGTCCGCCTCCTTCTCCGCGTGGCCACGGGgagggaacaaaaaaaagaatcaaTCGCTGGGAGAAAGAAACGGGCAAAGCACGCGACATGCCTCGTTGTTCTGCCCTGTTCCTTCTACGAATGAAGTTCCCCAATCGTCCCGTTACCCTCCTTTCCTCCTTGCTCCTCCTCCCGTTCGCAAACCACGCGTCGGCCGGCGGGCCTTGTTAGGCCTGCCTAAGCCTAACTGGTAAGCCTAACGGGCAAGCCTAAATGACAAGCGTAACCCGTTTGCTCGTTGAGGCGACATTGTTGAAAATAGCATTAAAAAATGTTAAAGACGAATGCTAACGACGAAAAGTACTCAAGAAGCGTTAGTCCGGGGCTCGACCATCTCCAGCGAGCTTCGTCGACCCTGTGAACCTGTGCAGACGTCTCCCCTCTTCTTGTTCTCACTCTGAGTTCCAGCTCTTAAGAGTCCTGGACTTTTGTTCATTGGAGTCTGTTCTGCGTTGTTGTGCAGTAGTTTCGATGCAAATACGAGAACGTTGCATGCGCAGCGACGTTATAGTGACAGAGTCGCACGTCCTCGTTGCTATAAATCGATGTGTACTGCTCACAGCCGGCTATAGGCTGTGGATGATGTTGCCGTGTTGGCGAATCAATAAACCATGACATCAACATCGAGAAAACAGAGGAACACCTGTTTATGGGAgtcagtgtgtgtgtgtcagtgtgtAATAAAAGATGCTCAAAGCCAAAATTCATTTTTGGTAAGAAATATATTGAGAAGGTCATCACACTGCGATAGGACCAGTGGCAGGCGAGTTGCCAAAAGTTACTCAGAGTAAGCGGGTAATATTGGC
This region includes:
- the LOC126536487 gene encoding uncharacterized protein; protein product: MRRFACSPLQLPRPALAASLALWLLVLLAASEHCRADEAPMGAVSSSGGGGVLPLQQHHSSDKRAAPRPLYGFGLGKRSPLLLMADESPVDADIDEDEDDDAMAEAAAASRTGGYLEKRGPREPLRYGFGLGKRRSGQEREYVPFDQEKRERHRFSFGLGKRDKKSKLEDFMKRRYNFGLGKRGIYGDADAGERWKRSF